Proteins encoded within one genomic window of Haematobia irritans isolate KBUSLIRL chromosome 5, ASM5000362v1, whole genome shotgun sequence:
- the 18w gene encoding 18 wheeler, translated as MSLYVCATFLALMAVFSSSSLVSPVQAQCSWEFVRTTMDIKCNIRAIDASQQLDLQVAQTASRLEIACSNDVLYASELAANTFDRLEKLSELQIDSCKMQRLSEKSFSNLKSLKRLTVQTHNAVWGPGKTLEIMPQTFTGLGELSELNLGDNNIRQLPEGLWCAMQNLQVLNLTSNRIRAAESLGFSEKLCPSSGNGANKGASGGAELQVLDVSYNELRSLPDVWGASRLRRLQQLNLQHNNISSLAANALAGLSSLRILNLSFNHLESLPADSFVGNKELREIHLQGNELYDLPKGLFHRLEQLLVLDLSGNQLTSHHVDNSTFGGLIRLIVLNLANNALTRIGSKTFKELYFLQILDMRNNSIGHIEDGAFLPLYNLHTLNLAENRLHTLDNRIFNGLYVLNKLTLNNNLVSIVEAQAFRNCSDLKELDLSSNQLAEVPEAVQDLSMLKTLDLGENQISDFKNGTFRNLNQLTGLRLIDNRIGNITVGMFSDLPRLSVLNLAKNRIQSIERGSFDKNTEIEAIRLDKNFLTDINGIFATLASLLWLNLSENHLVWFDYAFIPSNLKWLDIHGNYIEALGNYYKLQEEIRVTTLDASHNRITEIGAMAVPNSIELLFINNNIISQVQANTFVDKTKLSRVDLYANVLSKLSLNSLRVAPVATDKPIPEFYLGGNPFECDCNMEWLQRINNMTTRQHPRIIDLGNIECLMPHSRNAPLRPLTSLSSSDFVCKYTSHCPTTCHCCDFEQCDCEMVCPENGTCFHDATWSTNIVDCGKQNRINLPLRIPFDVTDLYLDGNNLPVINAQVFAGKRNLRALYLNSSNVVTIENGSFAELSMLRTLHLENNKLQALDGSEFNQLSLLKELYLHNNLLTSISNSTFAPLVSLKVLRLDNNRLTSMPIAQLANLQYRNSLQGLTMGRNSWSCRCQFLQSLAQFVADNAMVIRDSQDIYCVDNGVKRELELFTQHGVDCSELLENASNMASQDVSGGYVPLLAAVLVLIFLIVVLIIVFVFRESVRMWLFAHYGVRVCEPRFEDAGKLYDAIILHSEKDYEFVCRNIATELEHGRPPFRLCIQQRDLPPQASQLQIVEAARASRKIILVLTRNLLATEWNRLEFRNAFHEALRGLAQKLVIIEETNVSAEAEDVAELSPYLKSVPSNRLLTCDRYFWEKLRYAIPIELSPRGNNYTLDHHERFKQPVSLGVLFRQAPPPPAYYQEDMEANYSSATTATPSPRPTRHGQRIVDAMPMRPPSEHIYHSIESEYGYDQHEALSMIPNGMTSARHHPHHSQQQQQHLAPPPNALFRQSNNPRLSMSASGAMAAVAQQWRPTTLMPTQPMQQQQQQQQFQQATAPIHLRSGSNLSQCSTSTQSTAALAQTPQPQASTSAAAAQQQQQQLQQQTAVTGGAGSSVANSSSNEGSVSTNKNSNQAFLV; from the coding sequence ATGTCTTTGTACGTTTGCGCCACATTTTTGGCCTTGATGGCCGTCTTCAGCAGCAGCAGTCTTGTCAGCCCTGTCCAGGCACAATGCTCTTGGGAGTTTGTGCGAACCACCATGGACATTAAATGCAATATTCGTGCCATTGATGCTTCACAGCAATTGGATTTACAAGTAGCCCAAACGGCATCCCGTCTCGAAATCGCCTGCTCCAATGATGTGTTGTATGCCAGTGAATTGGCTGCCAACACTTTCGATCGTTTGGAAAAACTATCGGAATTACAAATCGATTCGTGCAAAATGCAACGTTTGTCGGAGAAAAGTTTCTCTAATTTAAAATCGTTGAAACGTTTGACGGTCCAGACCCACAATGCCGTTTGGGGTCCCGGCAAGACACTCGAAATTATGCCACAAACATTTACCGGTCTCGGTGAATTGTCCGAATTGAATTTGGGCGATAACAATATACGCCAATTGCCCGAGGGTCTTTGGTGTGCCATGCAAAATCTTCAAGTATTGAATTTAACCTCGAATCGCATACGGGCTGCCGAATCTTTGGGCTTCTCCGAAAAATTGTGTCCGTCCAGCGGTAATGGTGCCAACAAAGGAGCCAGCGGCGGAGCTGAATTGCAAGTCTTAGATGTTTCCTACAATGAATTGAGATCACTGCCAGATGTTTGGGGTGCTTCACGCCTGCGCCGTTTGCAACAATTGAATTTACAACACAACAATATCTCCTCATTGGCCGCCAACGCTTTGGCTGGTTTGTCATCATTGCGTATTCTCAATTTGTCCTTCAACCATTTGGAATCACTGCCTGCCGATTCTTTTGTGGGAAATAAAGAATTGCGTGAAATACATTTGCAAGGCAATGAATTGTATGATTTGCCCAAGGGCCTATTCCATCGTCTGGAACAATTATTGGTTTTGGATTTAAGTGGTAATCAATTGACTTCCCATCATGTTGACAATAGCACATTTGGTGGTTTGATACGCTTGATTGTTCTCAATTTGGCCAACAATGCCTTGACTCGTATTGGCTCTAAAACCTTCAAAGAATTGTATTTCCTACAAATTCTGGATATGCGTAACAACTCCATTGGACATATTGAAGATGGTGCCTTTTTGCCTTTGTACAATCTCCACACTTTGAATTTGGCCGAGAATCGTCTCCACACCTTGGACAATCGTATCTTCAATGGCCTTTATGTTCTCAACAAATTGACCCTAAACAACAATTTGGTTAGCATTGTTGAGGCTCAAGCCTTCCGCAATTGTTCCGATTTAAAAGAATTGGATTTGAGCTCTAATCAATTGGCCGAGGTCCCTGAAGCTGTACAAGATTTGAGTATGCTGAAAACTTTGGATTTgggagaaaatcaaatttccGATTTCAAAAATGGAACCTTCCGTAATCTCAATCAACTGACCGGCTTGCGTTTGATTGACAATCGTATTGGCAACATCACCGTGGGCATGTTCAGCGATTTGCCTCGTTTAAgtgttctaaatttggccaagaATCGCATACAGTCCATTGAGCGGGGATCCTTCGACAAGAATACCGAAATTGAAGCCATTCGcctggacaaaaatttccttaccGATATCAATGGAATTTTTGCCACTTTGGCCTCGTTGCTCTGGCTTAATCTTTCCGAAAATCATTTGGTTTGGTTTGATTATGCCTTCATCCCTTCGAATTTGAAATGGTTGGATATCCATGGCAATTATATTGAAGCCTTGGGTAATTATTACAAACTCCAAGAAGAAATTCGTGTCACCACTTTGGATGCCAGTCATAATCGCATTACCGAAATTGGAGCCATGGCTGTTCCAAACTCCATCGAATTGCtgttcatcaataacaacatcATCAGTCAGGTACAGGCCAATACATTTGTggacaaaacaaaattgtctcGTGTCGATTTGTATGCCAATGTTTTGTCCAAGCTGTCCTTGAATTCTCTGCGCGTTGCTCCAGTGGCCACCGATAAACCCATTCCTGAATTCTATTTGGGTGGTAATCCTTTCGAGTGTGACTGCAACATGGAATGGCTGCAACGCATCAACAACATGACTACACGCCAACATCCCCGCATAATCGATTTGGGCAATATTGAATGTCTAATGCCGCATAGCCGTAACGCCCCCCTCAGGCCTTTGACGTCATTGTCCAGCAGTGATTTTGTCTGCAAATACACCTCCCACTGTCCAACTACATGTCACTGCTGTGATTTTGAACAATGCGACTGTGAAATGGTCTGCCCAGAGAATGGTACCTGTTTCCATGATGCTACCTGGTCCACCAACATTGTCGACTGTGGGAAACAGAATCGCATTAACTTGCCACTACGCATACCCTTCGATGTGACCGACTTGTATTTGGATGGTAATAATCTACCGGTAATAAATGCTCAGGTGTTTGCGGGCAAACGTAATCTACGTGCTCTCTACCTGAACTCCTCAAATGTGGTGACAATTGAAAACGGCTCCTTTGCCGAGCTCAGCATGTTGCGCACCCTACACTTGGAGAACAATAAGTTGCAAGCCTTGGATGGTTCGGAATTCAATCAATTGTCATTGCTGAAGGAATTGTATTTGCACAATAATCTACTCACCTCCATCTCGAATAGTACCTTTGCTCCTTTGGTATCCCTGAAGGTATTGCGTTTGGACAACAATCGTTTAACATCAATGCCCATTGCTCAATTGGCTAATCTACAATACCGCAACAGTCTACAGGGTTTGACAATGGGTCGCAACTCCTGGTCTTGCCGTTGCCAATTCCTACAgtctttggcccaatttgtggcTGACAATGCCATGGTGATCCGTGATTCCCAGGATATCTATTGTGTGGATAATGGGGTTAAACGTGAATTGGAATTGTTCACCCAGCACGGTGTGGATTGCAGTGAGCTACTGGAGAATGCTAGCAATATGGCTTCCCAAGATGTTTCCGGTGGCTATGTGCCATTGTTGGCCGCAGTCTTGGTTTTGATCTTTTTAATTGTGGTCCTGATCATTGTCTTCGTCTTCAGAGAATCGGTGAGAATGTGGCTCTTTGCCCACTATGGTGTCAGAGTGTGTGAGCCTCGTTTCGAAGATGCTGGCAAATTGTACGATGCCATTATTTTACATTCCGAAAAAGACTATGAGTTTGTATGCCGTAATATTGCCACCGAATTGGAGCATGGTCGTCCTCCCTTCCGTTTGTGTATTCAGCAACGTGATTTGCCACCCCAAGCCAGCCAATTGCAAATTGTAGAAGCCGCCAGAGCATCTAGAAAAATCATTTTGGTCTTGACCCGTAATCTTTTGGCCACCGAATGGAATCGTTTGGAATTCCGTAATGCATTCCACGAAGCTCTAAGGGGATTGGCTCAAAAATTGGTAATCATCGAAGAGACGAATGTTTCGGCCGAAGCTGAAGATGTTGCTGAATTGTCGCCCTACTTGAAATCAGTGCCTTCAAATCGTCTCTTGACCTGTGACCGTTACTTCTGGGAGAAATTGCGTTATGCCATACCAATTGAATTGTCACCACGTGGCAATAACTATACCTTGGATCATCATGAACGTTTCAAGCAACCCGTGTCACTAGGTGTTCTCTTCCGTCAGGCCCCACCTCCACCGGCCTACTATCAAGAAGATATGGAAGCTAATTATTCCTCGGCAACCACAGCCACCCCTTCACCAAGACCCACACGCCATGGCCAACGTATAGTGGATGCCATGCCCATGCGTCCTCCTAGTGAGCATATCTATCATAGCATTGAGTCCGAATATGGTTATGATCAACATGAAGCTCTATCCATGATACCCAATGGTATGACCAGTGCGCGCCATCATCCTCATCAttcacagcaacaacaacagcatttAGCTCCTCCTCCAAACGCTCTATTTCGCCAAAGTAACAACCCTCGTTTATCCATGTCCGCCAGTGGTGCCATGGCAGCCGTTGCCCAACAATGGAGACCCACCACATTAATGCCAACACAGCCAatgcaacaacagcagcagcaacagcaattTCAACAGGCCACAGCGCCCATACATTTGCGTAGTGGTAGCAATTTAAGTCAATGCAGTACCAGTACACAATCCACGGCAGCATTGGCACAAACACCTCAGCCACAAGCTTCCACATCCGCTGCGGCtgcgcaacaacaacaacagcagttaCAGCAACAAACAGCTGTCACAGGTGGTGCTGGATCATCAGTGGCAAATAGCAGCAGCAATGAGGGTTCAGTGTCGACAAATAAAAACTCCAATCAAGCATTTTTAGTGTAA